A genomic segment from Oncorhynchus clarkii lewisi isolate Uvic-CL-2024 chromosome 12, UVic_Ocla_1.0, whole genome shotgun sequence encodes:
- the LOC139421913 gene encoding calcyphosin-like protein: MAGTSRHDREMAVNAKKQLSVCTDPVDRLRMQCLARGSSGIKGLGRTFRIMDDDNNRTLDVKEFMKGLNDYGVLIDKDEAMTMFQRFDRDNSGLIDFDEFLLTLRPPMSNARKEVIMQAFRKLDKTGDGVITIEDLSGVYNAKYHPKYQNGEWTEEQVFRKFLDSFDSPYDKDGKVTMEEFLNYYCGVSASIDSDVYFILMMKNAWKL; encoded by the exons ATGGCAGGGACGTCACGACATGATCGGGAGATGGCGGTGAACGCCAAAAAACAGCTGTCTGTTTGCACAGACCCTGTGGATCGACTGAGGATGCAGTGTCTCGCACGAGGCTCTTCTGGCATCAAGGGTCTgggcag AACATTCAGGATAATGGATGATGACAACAACCGTACATTGGATGTGAAGGAGTTTATGAAGGGGCTTAATGACTACGGTGTCCTTATTGATAAAGATGAGGCCATGACAATGTTTCAACGTTTTGACCGGGACAACAGTGGACTCATTGACTTTGATGAATTTCTCCTCACTCTCAGG CCCCCGATGTCCAATGCCAGGAAGGAGGTGATCATGCAGGCCTTTAGGAAGCTGGATAAGACTGGTGACGGGGTGATCACTATTGAAGATCTGAGTGGGGTTTACAATGCCAAGTACCACCCCAAATATCAAAACGGGGAGTGGACAGAGGAGCAAGTATTCCGCAAATTCCTGGACAGCTTCGACTCTCCTTACGACAAGGACGGAAAG GTCACCATGGAGGAGTTTCTCAACTACTACTGCGGAGTCAGCGCCTCCATCGATAGTGATGTCTATTTCATTCTCATGATGAAAAATGCATGGAAATTGTGA
- the LOC139421914 gene encoding interleukin-7 receptor subunit alpha-like isoform X1 yields MAYSLWIALLMLPVLVHSQSGEELVDNEPRILCTSHLSVSAANSLTCHLDDDTDDDDEMEDIKVMSLCYTDDKKQRCLKEKGNNVTFTDLDTLQSYNLTVQLKRGGTFWKTMSLKKIIKPRSPWVVNATFLRSSNRALIYIGNPYLKDYLKPSNQLFQLRIWSVKNTLVKNITYQPLIIEGDEYLHKNTEYHVKVRAKPSGGYFDGSWSEWSASISFSTNTETDVQVLSYSLIVPIASLLLVTLAVGIFWRKQIHSFIWPSIPHPKHTLLQISQTYEPMKQGPPVSFNPEVFSDLNIQLVEPDKEQDLTSLPPDSDSHQLAEFKDQHLIQERDGDTTSCHTTSSGGSETILLRCESPGVHLNGGAGSSRNSGSTVGILDLRSDFESVETDDSDGNIGPEGLGATQQGGKDEAYVTMSSFYQIQ; encoded by the exons ATGGCATACAGCCTATGGATTGCCTTACTCATGCTCCCGGTTCTGGTGCACTCTCAAAGTGGAGAAGAATTGGTTGACAATG AACCCAGAATACTCTGCACCTCTCATCTCAGTGTCTCGGCAGCAAACAGCCTAACCTGCCACCTTGATGATGAcaccgatgatgatgatgaaatgGAGGACATAAAAGTCATGAGTCTTTG CTACACAGATGACAAAAAGCAACGCTGTTTGAAAGAGAAGGGGAATAATGTCACATTTACGGACCTGGACACTCTGCAATCGTATAATCTCACCGTTCAATTAAAACGAGGTGGCACATTTTGGAAAACAATGAGTTTGAAAAAAATAA TTAAACCCAGGAGTCCTTGGGTGGTGAATGCCACATTTCTGAGGAGCTCCAACCGGGCTCTTATATACATTGGGAATCCATACCTGAAGGATTACCTGAAACCCAGCAATCAACTGTTCCAACTTCGCATCTGGAGTGTCAAAAATACTCTG GTTAAAAACATAACCTATCAGCCTCTGATCATTGAGGGGGACGAGTACCTCCATAAGAACACAGAGTATCATGTCAAGGTTCGAGCCAAGCCAAGCGGAGGGTACTTTGATGGCAGTTGGAGTGAGTGGAGCGCCTCTATCAGTTTCAGCACCAACACAG AGACAGACGTGCAGGTGCTTTCCTATTCTCTCATCGTTCCCATTGCTTCTCTGCTGTTGGTTACTTTGGCAGTTGGTATTTTCTGGAGAAAACA AATACATTCCTTCATATGGCCAAGCATTCCACATCCCAAACACACACTTCTCCAGATCTCCCAGACCTATGAGCCAATGAAG CAGGGCCCACCTGTGAGCTTTAACCCCGAGGTGTTCAGTGACCTCAACATCCAGCTGGTGGAGCCGGACAAGGAGCAAGACCTTACCTCCCTACCCCCTGACTCTGACTCCCATCAACTCGCTGAGTTCAAAGATCAACACCTCATTCAAGAGCGTGATGGGGATACGACGTCCTGCCATACCACCAGTAGTGGAGGGTCGGAGACCATACTGCTTAGGTGTGAGTCCCCAGGAGTGCACCTCAACGGTGGGGCGGGGAGCAGTAGGAACAGTGGCTCCACCGTGGGGATCCTGGATCTGAGGAGTGACTTTGAGAGCGTGGAGACAGACGACAGTGATGGTAACATTGGTCCTGAGGGGCTAGGTGCTACTCAGCAAGGAGGCAAGGATGAGGCTTATGTCACCATGTCTAGTTTCTATCAGatccagtga
- the LOC139421914 gene encoding interleukin-7 receptor subunit alpha-like isoform X2, protein MAYSLWIALLMLPVLVHSQSGEELVDNEPRILCTSHLSVSAANSLTCHLDDDTDDDDEMEDIKVMSLCYTDDKKQRCLKEKGNNVTFTDLDTLQSYNLTVQLKRGGTFWKTMSLKKIIKPRSPWVVNATFLRSSNRALIYIGNPYLKDYLKPSNQLFQLRIWSVKNTLVKNITYQPLIIEGDEYLHKNTEYHVKVRAKPSGGYFDGSWSEWSASISFSTNTETDVQVLSYSLIVPIASLLLVTLAVGIFWRKQIHSFIWPSIPHPKHTLLQISQTYEPMKGPPVSFNPEVFSDLNIQLVEPDKEQDLTSLPPDSDSHQLAEFKDQHLIQERDGDTTSCHTTSSGGSETILLRCESPGVHLNGGAGSSRNSGSTVGILDLRSDFESVETDDSDGNIGPEGLGATQQGGKDEAYVTMSSFYQIQ, encoded by the exons ATGGCATACAGCCTATGGATTGCCTTACTCATGCTCCCGGTTCTGGTGCACTCTCAAAGTGGAGAAGAATTGGTTGACAATG AACCCAGAATACTCTGCACCTCTCATCTCAGTGTCTCGGCAGCAAACAGCCTAACCTGCCACCTTGATGATGAcaccgatgatgatgatgaaatgGAGGACATAAAAGTCATGAGTCTTTG CTACACAGATGACAAAAAGCAACGCTGTTTGAAAGAGAAGGGGAATAATGTCACATTTACGGACCTGGACACTCTGCAATCGTATAATCTCACCGTTCAATTAAAACGAGGTGGCACATTTTGGAAAACAATGAGTTTGAAAAAAATAA TTAAACCCAGGAGTCCTTGGGTGGTGAATGCCACATTTCTGAGGAGCTCCAACCGGGCTCTTATATACATTGGGAATCCATACCTGAAGGATTACCTGAAACCCAGCAATCAACTGTTCCAACTTCGCATCTGGAGTGTCAAAAATACTCTG GTTAAAAACATAACCTATCAGCCTCTGATCATTGAGGGGGACGAGTACCTCCATAAGAACACAGAGTATCATGTCAAGGTTCGAGCCAAGCCAAGCGGAGGGTACTTTGATGGCAGTTGGAGTGAGTGGAGCGCCTCTATCAGTTTCAGCACCAACACAG AGACAGACGTGCAGGTGCTTTCCTATTCTCTCATCGTTCCCATTGCTTCTCTGCTGTTGGTTACTTTGGCAGTTGGTATTTTCTGGAGAAAACA AATACATTCCTTCATATGGCCAAGCATTCCACATCCCAAACACACACTTCTCCAGATCTCCCAGACCTATGAGCCAATGAAG GGCCCACCTGTGAGCTTTAACCCCGAGGTGTTCAGTGACCTCAACATCCAGCTGGTGGAGCCGGACAAGGAGCAAGACCTTACCTCCCTACCCCCTGACTCTGACTCCCATCAACTCGCTGAGTTCAAAGATCAACACCTCATTCAAGAGCGTGATGGGGATACGACGTCCTGCCATACCACCAGTAGTGGAGGGTCGGAGACCATACTGCTTAGGTGTGAGTCCCCAGGAGTGCACCTCAACGGTGGGGCGGGGAGCAGTAGGAACAGTGGCTCCACCGTGGGGATCCTGGATCTGAGGAGTGACTTTGAGAGCGTGGAGACAGACGACAGTGATGGTAACATTGGTCCTGAGGGGCTAGGTGCTACTCAGCAAGGAGGCAAGGATGAGGCTTATGTCACCATGTCTAGTTTCTATCAGatccagtga